A single window of Oncorhynchus keta strain PuntledgeMale-10-30-2019 chromosome 34, Oket_V2, whole genome shotgun sequence DNA harbors:
- the LOC118374328 gene encoding uncharacterized protein LOC118374328, with amino-acid sequence MRRRTDGQEATGDARTDKKTDRQQYRPQQGAKTSRCWSTVTSVGKCLLLIILIPPFLNYASLQREGQLLLPEDGEIIDIGLGQKMHLMCKGQGQPVVILDAPTGMSSDIWFHVQENIALLTKVCTYDRVGLGFSKRVLQNESTGTEKVWGMSTTGRMVDNLHRLIGLAGLATPLILVGSELGTLNARFYSHIHDAQVLDLVLIDPIPEDIFEEDQWQKY; translated from the exons ATGCGCAGAAGGACAGACGGTCAAGAAGCCACTGGAGATGCTAGGACAGACAAAAAG actgacagacaacAATATCGACCACAACAAGGGGCTAAAACGAGCAGGTGCTGGTCGACTGTTACCTCAGTTGGAAAatgtctcctcctcatcatcctcatcccTCCCTTTCTGAACTATGCATCATTGCAAAGAGAGGGCCAACTGTTACTGCCAGAAG ATGGTGAAATTATAGATATCGGTTTAGGTCAAAAGATGCACCTGATGTGCAAAGGACAAGGACAGCCAGTTG TCATACTGGATGCCCCCACTGGTATGTCCTCTGACATCTGGTTCCATGTACAAGAGAACATTGCACTGCTAACCAAG GTGTGCACCTATGACAGAGTGGGACTGGGGTTCAGCAAAAGAGTCCTGCAGAATGAAAGTACAGGGACGGAGAAAGTCTGGGGGATGTCAACCACTGGACG AATGGTGGACAACCTCCACCGCCTCATCGGTTTAGCTGGTCTAGCCACGCCTCTCATCCTGGTGGGGTCTGAACTGGGCACGCTCAACGCCAGGTTCTACAGCCATATCCATGACGC GCAGGTGTTAGACCTTGTCCTTATTGATCCCATTCCAGAGGACATCTTTGAGGAGGACCAGTGGCAGAAGTACTG A